AGGAAAGTTATATGACTAGGAAGTGGTAAAGGGTGTATAGGACAATAGAAGATAGACAATACTTGTAGATAGCATAGTAAGGGTGGTCGATTGGTTTTCTTTGATGTTATAAGTTGATTTCATACTTGTAATACGCGTTTATTGTTTGGTTTAAAATAAAATCCATTAGTTCCGACAAAAAAAAGGTCTAGATTTAGACATAGTGGTCTTACAAGTGATAATAATTGGAGTACCAATTGGTTTCAAAATCCTACATCGAGTATCCCATTTGAAATAGTGGCAAAGGTGATCAGAAAGATTAAAAGGATTCCTTTCGTAACTCCCAATACATTATGTATGAATATACTAGAATagtataatgaaaatgaaagattATGTCAATTGAAGCAATCTTAATTGATCATCGATACTGTTCAAATGAGTAGTAATAGATGTGGATGACAGGATTTGAACCTGTGATATTTGTACCCAAACAAACACGCTACTAAGCTGCTCCAATTGGGGCTAGCATAGTTTCCGTATTTGGTTTGAAATCGATTGTCCATTTCGATAACTTCATTTGCATGTTACCTATACACAAGAAATTTATACTGTAGACATTCATGTGATCCTTCTCTACATAAGTCGAAATAAATGAAAACATGATGCATGTTATATGCCCCAAGTCTAACAACTCTTTTGAGTGGACTGAACTTTGTTCTGGTTACCTCGATAGCAAGTACGATTCTATGTAATTTTTCAATCATGGGTTAACCTGCATGTCCGTGCAAGTAAGTCCTACACTTAGGGAATCTGACTACGGGCTTATCATTCATCAGTTCGTATGGTCTATATATCCATTAGACTCACTTTTTCCCTTGTATCGGTAATGTTAGAGTTTTCAATTACCGCTGCAAATATTAGAGAGCTTCACCCATAGGAGCATTGTTTTGGATGTTGTTATTTGGAGTGATACCTGGGGCTTGAAAACTTTGTTGAGTCAGAGAGGAAAATGCCCGAGCTAACGAATTTGGTGTTGCCGGTGGCCAGGGATGGCTAGCAAAGAGATCAACCGCAATCATGTAAGTCAAATGTTACTGTTGGAGAAGCGAAATGATAGAAACTAGGGGAAAAGTTAGGGAGAACTAGGAGCTTCTCTCACTAGACTTTGACTGTACATCAAGCAACTAATTTAAATCATTCCTCGATTTGTGCATGTCATCCTTGAGTGGGGGCCATGCTAATATTTTATGCGTCGTTCCAATTTTATCTAATCTTAGATGATaatgtagaaaataaaaaataaaaaataaaaaaaaagtcatctTAATAGCCATTCTCAGTTGTGGAGTTGTATTATAATTCCTCTGACCCTTCTCCCAATTGTCATATATGCCGTGTATATTGTTGATGTGAATTCGAGGAAGAAAAAGCAAATATGCAGCAAAGTTCAAATTCAAGTTTCCTAggcttaggcctcatttgtttgcacttattaGAGGTttgaatctgaatggttcagaccttaagccattaagtgcatttatttgcattaagatctaagcacttattgGATCTGAAtaagtcttaatcattaagatcttgatcaagtcttaatatcattaagaggtatcTTTGTATGGAACTTTTTTATCACCAGTTCTAACCCCAACACCCCAACCCTCCACCTTAACCCCACCCCCATCCACTCTCCACTCCAACCCCACCCATCCAcctcaaccccaccccaccacccacccaacCTCCACTCCAACCCCCTActccccaccacccccaccccactaCCAACCCTAATcccaccccacaccacccacccccactccccaccatCAACCCTACACCACACCACCCACCCTTACTCCCCACTACCCCCAcctcccaccaccaaccccacccccactacctcccacccctcaccccaACCACCCACCAGCCACTCACCACCCACCACGACTACAAAACATCTCCACCATTACTagtgaacataaatgtttcattttttttatcaaataatatttttttaattaaatttgtatttattttcaagtatttagttactttttaatttgaattgtatatttattgtgtttaaataaatacattatgcacattcagatattgaaaaacaaacgattaatcattcagtgttcagacccagagacaacatcttaatgattcagatgtgtattcagattcagatGTCTTAATCttgatgaaaacaaatgaggccttataCTATGTAGTCTCATGACCTCTAACTCAAATGTAACGTAAATATTAATTCGATTCCAGAATTTGTATTCTATGCTTGTTCTTATACTGACAGACTATCACAATTTAAAGTAAACGAGAAAATGTGTGTGCAGAATAGAAAATCCTTTTGCTAggaaaaaagccaaaaaaaattatcagtAATTCAGAAATACACGATCTTCATGAAATCTTCTTATTCTACATTCTGATTGATCTTAGTTGATTACGATAGTGAAACGGTAGCAACTAATTATCAAGAGAACTAATGATGAACCGACTTCATTGTCAAAATGAAAACATATAGTTTTCTTAATATGGTTTTCTTGACTATTCACTCGAAAAGGATATAAAAAGTGTAATGAATAGCTTTTATTAGGGTTTCAGACTTAATGTATATATCATTACTTTAACTCTGAATTTACATAAGAGAGCATGCTTGACTAGATTTATTCAAAAGCTTGAGTAGATATTAAGCTGGATCATACAGTTTGGCCATAAATTGGAGCTTAACACGTGGGGAGGGGATTAACTTGGCGTAGTTGACCATTTGTTTTggttcttttaaaatttaggcATGGAATGTTTCAAAGCAGTTTCCATCTATACAACTTGCCTCATAAGAGTTACCAAAGATGAGACTTTGGGAGAAGTAAAGCTATAAAATAAGAATTAATATGAAGGAATTTTCAATGAGGAAATGAATGGGAGGTTGTGTAAAGACAAGTAAGATGCCAACATCTGAAGCAACCATGACCTTAGACCAAATTCCATCAATTCTCTGCATTGGTTTTAGACACTCCTGAAAGAGACATCGAATTTCGTCTTTGTATAACATGTGTAGTAAGGAGAGTTTATGAAGAAGCCTCCCCCACCACAatcttttcctctttcttttctgttttttttttttttccttctttatttgggaattaaggggtcgtttggtagctggtttgGAGGtgagttatgcaggtattataTTTTGGATAAGTAATATCACATTTGATAGCTGGTTAGGAGGTAAgttatttatgtataaaattaatacggtatttgattttcaatttaaaaacccgcttatacatgtataagttatgagagaatctatttattattttatgcaggatagaaggtggaataactaatacctGAACAACTAAACCTTGCATCACTAATCTCTGCATATGATAATACATAGATCCCTCATAACTAATCAATATAgtactaatacctgcataaagctaaccagctaccaaacgagAGAGTAGAACAGAAGAGAATAGGGAATGAAGTTCCCTATAAGTTTGTTTACATTATTATTAAAGGATTCCTTTGCCTTCCTCTTAATGCATATTGAGCTCCACACGCCAAGGAACCCCTAAATTATACGAAGGACAAACTTAGCTGGCAGGACGACTGACCAGCTAACAATTCAGCTACATTTTCgtatttactttaatttttcacgTACACAATTAACTCGCCTTACATTCATTGTTATTATCGCTAATTATTCTTTGTCAAATCTTGGACAAATTATATTAAACAATTTACTTTCGATGAGAAAGTACTTTTAAAATGTTAAAACAAGCTGAAAGGTTCATATATGAACCTGTACAGGTtggcgattttttttttttttcctaattatATTTAACATTCCAAACATAGTCAACCAAGAAAATGCATTCAATAATAAGACCAAGTATTTTTAGACATATTTGGCTGAAATTCTCTGGTTTATCTATGCTATTATATTTTCTGATCTTCTCCATTTCTGTTACTCTACTGTACTAATTTTTGCTCCTCTAATCAATTCATATTGATGTAGAATTTCAACGATTTTAATTGTAAGTTTATACGACTATCATGGGGTTAACTCCAATACGAGAAAATAGTTATATGTATGTTAGAGGAAGACCAAGCATACAGTTTAGTGGTATTAGTGGGAGTCTTCACAATAGGTATAAGCTCGATTATCAGGGCGCATTTCTCCTAATGTAATAggaattttatgaaaaaatgctactagaagaaaaagagaagaaaaatgttGAAGGTACATAAAAAGAACCTACTAGCGTATGACTTCATTTTATGCGCTAAGTAAATTTACAGCCTTGGACGCATGCTTGGAAAACTCTCATTCTTGAATAAATTGCATGTTTTGGCTGTAAGACAACAGAATTAACATAACCATGAAGAAGCAAATTAAAGAGACAAACACAAAAAGGCATAATATTaacagtgaaaaaaaaaaaacatactaaTATACATATGTTAATCAACAAGCATATATAGTAAGAGATAGTATAAGATATAAGATGAATTTAATCTTTCACTTCGTTTTTAGTAGTATTAAAAAGGAATATAGATTGTAACAGAAAAAGGTATCTTATTGTAACATTAAACAATTCATTGCTTATTGTAGTCaatttgattcttgatatgcaaTATGAATAATAAACAAAttggaataataaccaaatttAGCCAAAATAGGACATATTATTCTCACGGGATATGGTGCTAAATTCAGTAGTTGTTGTAGACGGTTGGGTGTACATGGTGGCATCAGCAGAAGATATCGTTGAGGGCAGTGATAACGGTGGCGGCGGTGCAGCGACGACGGAAACAATTCCAGAAGAAAACAATGATGAAACATGAGAAGATGGAATGAGAGTACTTGTTGTGGTGTCACTAAACTTGTACTTTATTATCTCCGCCCTAATAATATTTAGCTCCGCTTGTAAAGCTTGAACTTGTTGTTGTAGAGCAGAAATGGCTCCCATGCATCCATACACCGGATCTCTTAACCTTACATTTGCTTCATAAACTAAACTATTAGCTGTATCTGCTCTTTGGCTCTCAGGTACCTCCTGCATTAATTAGTTGACCAATATTaaagatataattaagtaaataaaagtgtaaTATCTTTCTAGAAGCTTAAAACTGTTTTATAAGGTAGTATTAGAGTACGCAAAGGTCCTTATAGTTCAAATAGTTTCACGTATTTGGCTCATGAAAAAGAATCAGAGTTTTGAACTTACCATTAACATCTTGGAAACGTTACTAGCACCAAAAACCTTGTGAACAGAAGCAAACTTTTGGGGTTCATGAGGGGAAAAATAAGGAGAAAATGGACATTCTTGAGCACAACGACGTCTCAAAAGCTTACAGGCAGCACAAGGTGTTACAGTATTTAAGGTTGTACTGCTTCCAGGAGGCACCAACAGATATCTCCTTCCCATCTGCGAGTAGTCATCTGCTtccctctttatttttttccctatCTCCTCATATCTCTCCCTGCCACCATTATAAACAAATTAATTATTTGGTTAACAATAGTTGTGATTCACAAATATGATTCTTTAGTAAAGTTTGTAAAACATTGATAACAAAGGAAAAGCGATTCTTCTGGAAgaaatgtttttgttttttttttttttttttggtgttacAAAATCATAAGGTATCTGCAGTAGATGGTTGAATATATACCTTTCTCTTGACATTCAGGCATACTATCTGTATACGAAGCTAAAGCTAAAGTAGATTTAAGCAGAGAGAAAAAGGGCAAGAGGAGAGAAAGGGAGTGTTTGGATTGGAggaagaaggaagaaatatgaGTCTGAGATTTGGGGGATAGAGAGGGAGGGTACAAAAGAGTGCTTAAAAGGcaagaaatacaagaaaaagTTGGTACAGAGTACTATACTTTTTAATATACAAAACTGACCAATGAGAGCCGAGTAATATAATAATAGTTGATATATGAACTAATGAAGTGGCTTAGAATTCCTTTTGGTTCATAAGTAGTTGTGGCCCTCTCTAGCTGATGTACGAGGATTCACTTCATATATAGGAATTACTCAATAATGACAATCAACTCCATGAataagaaatgaaagaaataagTGAAATGCCCGACTAAGAGTACTAAGGTGTATGGTGTGAAAAAATTTCTATTGAATATGTAAGAATTGAAATTTGATCAAAACATATTTCGTTATTAAGGACACgaagaaatttcatttttttacatAGCTCTTCCTTAATCTTTGAATATCTAAATATTAGGTCAAAAGGAAATTAATTTATTCCCACTCAATTCTGGAAATTGACCCTTTTGTTTTGTCAATTTGTTCCTTGATAACCTTAGAAAGCCAAAGAATTGAGAGAGAGGGTAGTAAATGACCTTGTGTTAAGTGAAAAATTGTGATGGAGATATAGATTAAATAGTTATGCTTAAGTTATGAGCCTCATGtgaaaaacaaacatgcacTAATTGCTTTAGTGCATGATCAGTGGGAGCAGATAATCTTTCTACATATTACTAGAATTCCCACATATTAAATACATATAGTATTTAGCGAGTTGATTAGTAATATTACTCATAAGGGTCTAGGAATGActcttattttgtttaattttattttcttaatgacgACAGCGGTTTTGGATAATTGATATATCTATAGAAGTAAGCTCAAGTATACATATTATCATTGAGCTTAATTGGGAATATATGTGTCTTGTAGAAGTTCAAGGGAAGTTAGTTTCTTGTCAATATCAAGATATCACTTCATTAAAATGACCATATTCGGGAGCAGATGCAACttgttaattaaataaattgttATTTCCTTTAAGAAATAGCATGTCACCATCAGCATTTGGATTATTGATGATTGTGATCACGAAAATGAGCAATTTCGTTTTATCAGATGGCAATAAATCTCCAGTTTAAGTTATTGGTAACGTTATTTATGACTTTATTGTTACTTTTACACGAGGCGCTTTGATACTCCATATTGGATCCAATTTCTTGTTTGTTATTTCAACTTTACTCGTTTTTCATTAAGCTAACAGTAAACTGCAAATACTCCGATAGAAAAAGATTTTCCTACTTGcatctcaagtaccaacagtggtcCAGTATATAAGATTCTAGTAACATTTTCTGTACAATATTGTGCCTTGTGTTTTCTGACGAAAGTATTGCTTGCTTGTCATCGAGTAGCTATTAGCTTGCATGTTTATACTTATCTGTGTCAAATTTGAGTCCTTTGATTATTGGTTTGTGAGGACTGAGGAGTCAGGCCTTCTTGTGCCTAGACAAAGACATACGTGTGACATCCATTATAGCATAAcgactttaattaattaagggaCAGGTCAGGATTCAACAAGATTAATATCCCTTTTAGAGTCTAACTAATATCCCCCGACCACCAATGGTGTAAACTTTTTTACACTATTAGGTAATATTAAAGCTAATTACAGATATTCTCAAGTATTTTgtactttttcaatatttaagTTATCAATAAGGTAAATAGCAGTAGAAGTTAACTTAGACtcaacaattcacatttatTATTCTACCCAAATTATGACCTTGTTTACCTCAAAAAAGTTTGCACATATTCCCACTTCAGATATATGGTGTCTAAAGTTAGGCTTGACAATATCAACTTTAGCAAAATACTTGAAGCTACATAGGAGGACGGTTCATGCATTTCTACCGAAGTTCAGGCATAATATGGTTGACTTCAATcatttttattgtatttcagACATATGTTACTGAAGTTCAATCATTTTTTCCTAATCTAGGTCATTTTTGTTTAAACTTCAGCCATATATATGTGCATGAATTTTGGACGGAACTAAGTGAAATCGAGATAAAAATAAGCCCAGGCTTTAGACAAAAAATAGTTAGCTTGTCATATGTCAGCTTGATACACATAAAACTTCAAACATTGTGTCTGAATTTAAACTTTGACAAACTTAACTTCTACGTTTGAAATTGTCTCGAAGTGGATACACCATAAAAAAATGTACAAATCAGACACAAGTTAATGGCTATGTCAAAATTGGGTGTCCATGCACTTCGCCCCATCTTCATGTTGTGTATGCCTAATTTGATCTCTTGTTAATGACTTTTTGGAGTTCAGGCCCGTATTCCTTACATTCAAAGTTCAAACCGAAGCAGGTAGGCCCAAGAATTAAAAGCTAGCACTCCTAATTTATTACAGAACCTCAACCTTGTGACATGTGACTTTCAAATtaattttggtacatatttcaACTAAAACATATCATACTTTTATCTTACTTAATatgttcccttttttttttttccccctctcCACTACGGGAGCTTAAACAATTTCTTCATTTATGACACGATTCATCTTGAAGAATTAAAGGTCAAATACTACTGATCGACTTGATCAGTAGAGTTAAACTTATAAAACCAGAAATGGTATAGAGGAAGTCAAGACTTCATTTGtataatcattaaaaaaaaaatggagttattGCGGCGGCTTTATTTCAGCGGTTTTACAGAACCGCCACAAAATGAAACATAATACGTTGTTTTTTTATACGCCGTATTAAGTTCATTACAACATAATGCATCTATAGCTATAAAATACATTGTAgctaaatatgaaaattttcatGGCTGAACATTTtagtcacaatttttttttccgtagCATCCGTAGCTAAAGGTTAGCTACAGACTTTTGGTGATCCGTGGCTAAGGAGTAATACTTATTGCTACGAATTATTTAGTGTTGTAACTATGATGGTAAAATGTTCTTGCCacgaaaaatatatttatagcaAATAGTTATATTCTTTTGCCAcgacaaacaaaataaaacttgTAGCAATCTTTATATTGTAGCTACAGTGTGTTCTTTTGTGGCAAAAAGTTTAAGCTATTTGTCATGAAAATGCAAATTTGGTGGCTATTGTTATAGTTTATTCTCGTGGCAATAATAATGTATTTAGCTACGAGTTCAAAAATCCATAGCTATGAGTTCAAGTATTTGCCACAAATATATTTGTATGCAACTAAAGAATCAATTCTTTTTGtcatagaaatataaaattatagCTAATTTTTTCTACATTTTACGAAAAGTAAAAATGTATGCCACATTTTTGCAATTATATGTATAGTTAGCTACGAATTCAAAATTTCCATTGCTACATATTGAAGAATACGCCACAAGCATTGTTAATTTTGTATTCCATAATAGGATTCAAGTTACACATAGTTACATaactaaaatttcaaacattcataacacatcattTGTCTATGACACAATTACAATAGTAATATCTTGCTTGAGACTTGTGGGATTAGACTgggtatattgttattgttgtcatCTTGCTTGAGACTCAAAATCAGCATGGTCTTTTCATTTCTCTCCTCCCACGTGGCCTCCAACCGCATCTTAGTTTGATCAATATCCACCCTCTAatttgtcattgttgttgtggcTCTAATAATTCCTTAATCTTCCTGTTAATTTTGATAAAGTAAattaacatcataaacataaacgaATGATTATATAAGTATATTGAATCATATATTATCACAAATACATTGATTAACTTCTCATGAAAAATCTTTATAGTATTGTTAAAAGGGATAGCAAAACTCCAAATATTTCATAATAGATTTGAATCTTTACCGCTAAAAGTTTATTCTAACAAAATCTCAACTAAGAAATAAACATATTTCTACATTGTTGCTTCATGAAAGATTTATAGATCAACAACGGTGAAACATACAAATATTAACATGAACAACTAGATGCCTAATAAATAGCAAGAGAGTTCATTCAACTCAATAAACTACGAATATGAAATAGAGAAGTCAATACCATCTCCGGAATCACATCTCAAAAGCGATTAGTGGCATCAAAAGCTCTTGTTGATGTAGATCTAATAAAAGAGGACATCACTTTTGCCCCTCCATCGCGTAATAAAAAGAATCAATTAGCCATTTATCCAACTGCATTGTATAAAAACCAAAGAACCCCATAGGAACTTTTGATATGGAGTAATAAAGATTTGTGTTGGTGAAATTGAAAAAGAGAACAGGAAACCGGGAGAGTTGTGGCGGCTAGAGGGAAAAGATGAGGACTAGGTTTAGATTAGACAAAGGGAATAAGGATCGTGCTTGCTTAGATTCTTGATAACTAGGTCTCGGAGTATCAAGTTATTAAAATAGCATTAAGCCATTAAttgataacttttatttatttaaattggaTATAATAGTAATCAATAAATAACTACAAGAACATAGTTATTTAAATCTAACATAGTtatcatgaagtctagttttttatgacaacgcaacaaaccgctcattgaTACGACGTTGGAGTAGATGTTttaattatggacgttacaagttacaAGGCGGCGAGCAATTTTGGgggaatatcttttagtatatgccaaaagcctaaattaaagttcatgaagtctagttttcaacgcaacaaaccgctcgtcgatacgacgtcggagtagagaattatggacgttacaagttaggcgggcaGAGCAGGGGACTGCATTGCGCAAACGCATAGTGTAACCGACTTTAATCCACTATATAAGGGCTAAAAtccatctttttctccataataaACTTCCCAAATACTCTAGAAAGCTCAGCCAACATAGGAGAGCTTATATACACCACAAAGTAAggattttacataattttcaagtgacggagtattaatcgaggtccgagTAACATAtagtcgcgattatagttttgttttgtGTTGGAGTTGACTTGGATTCAAGTAAACATTGAAGATTTTGCTATTCTAGcaaaagtaaggtatgaatctctttttattaatattgatttaggaatatttacgagaataagagttataattattgcgttggtattgttggcgtatggattgaggtttgaagaaagttttggatgaaattgtgcatatttatcttgtagaatcttgatgatattgttgttgatgttggtatggttgttgttgttattggttgttggtattgtgatttcgggctaggcatatatacaggggagatgctgcccgaatttcggcagattctaaatggattcgaattaaaggcttaa
This portion of the Lycium ferocissimum isolate CSIRO_LF1 chromosome 1, AGI_CSIRO_Lferr_CH_V1, whole genome shotgun sequence genome encodes:
- the LOC132029674 gene encoding LOB domain-containing protein 15; this translates as MSRERERYEEIGKKIKREADDYSQMGRRYLLVPPGSSTTLNTVTPCAACKLLRRRCAQECPFSPYFSPHEPQKFASVHKVFGASNVSKMLMEVPESQRADTANSLVYEANVRLRDPVYGCMGAISALQQQVQALQAELNIIRAEIIKYKFSDTTTSTLIPSSHVSSLFSSGIVSVVAAPPPPLSLPSTISSADATMYTQPSTTTTEFSTISRENNMSYFG